In Papaver somniferum cultivar HN1 chromosome 9, ASM357369v1, whole genome shotgun sequence, the genomic stretch GATGCCAGGGTCTATATCTATTTTGGCTTATGGTTTCAGTGACTCGTAGTACCACATATATACATAATTTTTGTTAGATGGTGTAATTTTTATTTGTAAGTTGAGGATTAAAGAATTAACGGTTGTTTGTTCCACATATAAACAAATAAGAACGATTTTTATTAACGGTTCAAGTCCAACAACCAACATGCAGACGAATTAGCATTAAGCTatataggacttagatgtttcgTGTGAAACTTTGTTGATCGCATCTACCTTATTTCTTGATTCCTTATCGAGCACAActgttttagtttcttttatGTAGACTTTAGCTAATAATTACTTCTGTACGCTTGTTGGGCAGGATGTTTTACTGGGCGTTTTATAGCATCATTTGAACTGTTTATGTGCTGTGATTTATCttcatttcttatttgttttcttttatccGTTGCTCATATATTCTCGTGTATCGCTTCTGTTGTCATTAGTCGGATTTGGAATGAGACGTGGCTGTCAAGCTTCTTCTACAAGCCGTGTAATTATGAGCTATTTGTGAAGCAGTCCCTCAATATGGAAATGGCTATTGTCATGGCTAGGGTAAAATAATTCTGCTCTCATTTACAGGGTATTGCATGCTGTCATTTACCTCCCCTGTGTCTGCAAAGGTTAATTTAATCAAGAAACATATTGGATTAATCATAGGATGCTGACGTGGATTGGATCATACATCTCGACACTGATGAGTTATTACATCCAGCAGGTGCCGGGGAGTATTCTCTGAGGCAATTGCTCTCTGATGTACCTAGGAATGTGGATATGGTTATATTTCCAAATTATGTGAGTGGGTCACTAAACTTCAGTAATTAATTAACTAGTATCTAAGGAGTATTGCAATATTTCTATGATATTTCTTTTTCGTTTGCTTGTTGATTTATCTTGGTGAGTTTATCAACGTAGTACTAGCAGCTTTCTAATATGACTGATTGTTTCAGGAAAGTAGCGTTGAACGAGATGACTTAAAGGAACCATTCACTGAGGTAAATGATCTTGATTTTGAATGCTTATGAAGAATGTACCTGAGGTTCAAAAGCATGAAAATGCTTTTGTTTCGTCGTCTTGCTAATTACAGAACATGTTTGCACATTTATATATACACAACTTTTTTCTGTTTGTAGGGACATTGATTGTCAATTGACATTTGACTCCAGTTCCACATTCACGATAATAAATCAATTAACATGCAAAAATTTCCGAGTTCTTAGGCTgacatttttcaaaattcaattttAAGAATATTTTATGCCGTTAGGCCCAAATCGACCATACAATTCTGTATTAAGAAGTCAAGCTCTTAAGCCCTTATATTATATGAATTGAAAGTTCACTCCACGTCCCTAAAATGAATAGTAATTAAGTCATTACTCTCCTTCATTGTGCACCAATggtgctaatcaaaatatttccTAATAGGTAGAAAGCAATTTCTAAAAATACCTATATGGCACAATGATGTTAATTTGATGTCTGAATTTTTACTATGTGAAATATATGATTGTCAAAATTGCACCCTCCTCATTTTGATGGGGATATCATCATTATTACTTACCTCTTAATGTCTTGTTATGCAAATACTTAGATTCAAGAATGCCTTGTGTGTGAGTACCTCAATTCTTATGTGTTATTGGAAGTTCATTCATTTATAGAACCGAGGGGGTTTTAGTGAACTGGGAACTACAACAAAGTAACAACTTACCAAGTAGAACCTTTGGCTAACAGAACATGATCACCCAGGTTCCAAGTGGCTTGTGTATGAACCTTGGAGAGATCATCTTCAGGGAAACCATCCCCTGGATCATCTCCATGTGCCCTATCACATGTCTTCGCACAGAAGGCAAAGGATCACGTATACTTTTCTATGTGAACCTTCCTATTCCTTTTTTATTCCTTGTTTACTTCTAAATCCCATGATTACCCAACAGGTGTCCATGTTCAAGAAAAATTATGACCATCTTCCGAAAGATACATATTTTGGCATGTATAAAGAAGCAATACGTAGCAACCCAAATTACTTTTTAACTTATGGAAATGGGAAATCGGCTGCTCGGATTCAGGATCATCTCCGTCCTAATGGTGCACATAGATGGCACAACTACATGAAGACTCCAAAGTAAGATGCTCATATCTAAGTGTATGATATCTTATTCTTTATGTAACTTGCTTGTGGAGTTAGTTTAATTAGCATAGATTTCATTGTTTCCGCTCACAAGAGTAGCTTTTTAATCATAAATTTTCTTGCCAAAAAGAGCACAATGATGTTATATACAGCTATCTTTATGTTGAGTAACCAGTTTTGTTAATTATTGCCAGTGAAATCAAGTTGGAGGAGGCAGCTGTTTTGCATTACACAtaccctaaattttctgatttggttGCTAGACGTGATCGTTGTAGCTGCAAGCCTACAACTGAGGATGTCAAAAGATGCTTCATGTTGGAATTCGACAGATTAGTAAGTTAAATGGCTATTTCTCATTATTATGAAAACCTTTCTTTGAGTGGTGGAATCTTCATACAGTGGCCTGTGGGGTCCGCATGCAGTCCAACCCTACTGTTGTTGGTAGGGGGGTTTTCCTCATCAAAGATTAGCCCATGCATTGAGAAAAATTAGCTGTAAAATAGATTGTCCGAGTTGCTGTTATTTTAGATGGCCTTGTGGTATACTCTTAATATTTCATTTTGTTGCCTTGTGGGATGAAGCCTTAAAAGGGCATTCCGTTGCAAAGGGATTATTGGAATTAAAGGTGCATATTACGTAGCTAGACTACTGGAGAAGGCGCATGTTTCTGTTCTACCACTTAATTTGAAAGGATCAGGTTGTCTGGGTTTCGTCAGTCATACCTATATTCAGCTACTAGCCTACCTTAGTTTACATCTAATGACTTACTTAGGAAGTGGTTGTATTTGCTCGTAAGTTTCAGGTAGTTGCTTTGAAACAGATTGTATAAATGAAACCTTTTGGATTTTactgctatgcagtgaaataacctagtctctcttttttttcttttgctactTGAAATATTTTAGTCTTGAAGATATGGTTATTTGGCATCATAGCACTacttatttaatttattttaggtttatgaAAACTAAATTGTTATGTTGTTATCCTATATATTATGCAGGCTTTTATAATTGCTTCGACTGGTACAACGGAAGAAACGCGAAACTGGTAACATTTGACAGCCTTTGAAAGACATAAATCTTACTTTGTTGTCGTGGTACCATCATATACTTGAAGCCTATATTTATTTGTACCAAAAGTAGTCCATTAAATTGTAGTCTACAAACTTTCTACTGCATCACTAATTATTAAAAGCGTCGACCTAACTGATATTGCTGCATGGAGAACTTGTTAATTTTTGAAGGATCTTCCATAATTTTCAACTTGCTCATGTGATTTTTTTTCTCCTTCTATAGGTATCGCGAGCACGTTGTGTGGACAGATAAATCACAAAACCTAAAACTTCTCAGGAAAGGCGTATTGACCCGAATATATACTCCAATGGTAAGTTCAGCTTCCAAAAATCTTCAAATGTCATGCTTTTCGTTCTTTTCCCTTATATATATTGGAAAAAATATGCTGTGTTTCAGCTTCTTTGGTTTATTTAAATATAATTATGTTTATTCTTACATTATGCTTGTTAAATTTTGTGCTTTTCAATTTCCCTTATAGTAGCACGCTGAGTCCTTCATGTGTTTTAAAGAAAATGTTGTTTTCATTGTAAAACAAGTTGCTCCAAGTTGAAAGGAGTAATTATTTTTCACGCACAAAAATAGTCTTAAGGCTCTAAGCCATGAAATTAACCTCACTATATATGGCGATGGTGATATTTCTCCTTAATTTACACTTTTTCATATCTCATTCAGCTATGTTTATGCATAAAAGCTTATCCTCTCCTTTCTCCTCTTTCTTTGTTTGCAGTCCATCGTGAAAGGGTTGAGAGAAGCTGGTGTGTTCAGAACAGTGATCCAATCTGCAATTTTATTGAAGAGCAGCAATTCTTCTAGAGGCGCCACTGGATCAGGAGAAATTTCTATAAGAAAGATGGGTGGCAGGAAAGAAGAGTCCAAGGCAACTGCAAGAAAGGTTTTGGAGATGGAACATGGTGGTTATCATGCTGCAGCAGTTGGACCACAGTCTCCACCTGGAATGGTAGATATTCACTTAGAGTGAATTGTGATATACCTTCTTTTCTAACGACCCTGGTGTTTCCACGGACCTAAATGAACACAAAAGGGGTGCACACGTGTTAAAAGTAGGTACTAGGTAGTATTCCCGATCGATATCCAAGCGTTAGTGTACATTCAAGGTTTTTAATTTGATAGTATTATGCAAAGAGGCTTTTCCATTATGTTCTCTCCTGCCGCATGAGACTGAAGTGAATACCCCGGAAAGATTGAAAGCTTATGTATAGACTGCAGCTTTTGTATTCCTTATTTTGCTAATAGTTCTGTACACTTCTCATTTGGAATATAATGGCAGATTCAAGTTCCCtttcaaaactttcattatatgCAGATAACTTTCATTGAACTTTTTTTTGATTCTAAATAGAGAGTTTTATTGATTAGGcatcagaattacaaagattgatATTCCCTTGTATCCATGCAATTATGTCATGTGGGAAAACATCAACATTGTCAAAACTTATGCCACTGCTTATGGCTTTCTTAGCTACTAAATCAGCAACTTCATTTTTGAGTCTGTTAACTGGTTGACAAACATAAGACTCATTACCTTGCAATGAATACTCAATATCCATTTCAGTAGTTATATTTGCAAAACATTACTACTTGGAGAAAGGTTAGAAACTCTCTGTCTACATCCATCAAGTAAAACACGAATATTGTTTATAGTGAATTAGGTTTAAGACAACTGTACATCTATCCTTCCAAATATGCCATATAGTAATCATAAACAAAAACATGACATGATCTCTGTcagaagaggaaacattagggttATTTGCAGTAACTGAAAACCAACTAACAATTCAGTTTAACGAAGTCCCATGTTGTTTTATATTGTTCACATTCACATTAACACCAAGCCATACTGATCTAGCATAAGGACATTCGAAAAAAAAGATGTTCGGTTGTTTCTATAAGAACATTGCAGACAATGCAGTGGACTTCAATATTATGTTCATACCTAGCTATCTTGTTCCTAGTTGGAACTATGTCTTTAAGACATTTCCATACAAAGAGTTTAACCTTATGGGGAATTTTACATCTCCAAAGGGGTTTCCAGGCTTGAGAACTTACCTGCTGAGGACCAGCAACATCAGAATTGCTATCACTAAGAGCCTTATAATCACTTTTCACATTAAAAACACCCTTCCTATCATGGATCAAGTTAAGAGTGTCGTTTCCATGCCTAGGAATTCTCATTGCCAAAACTTTACTTGCAGTATGCATATTGAAGGTATCTTGTATTAGGGGCACATTCCATTCTCTAGTACCTGGAAGAATCAACTCATTAACAtatagaagagaagaagaaacattaCTACCAACTattggatctgatgggtggtcaACACCAATCACCCATTTATCTGACCAAATTTTGACTTTAGTATCACATCTAACATACCAGAAACTATTATCTTTCATAGTTTTAATTTGCCTATAAatccctttccaaatccaagatttGTTATCATTCAACTTTTCAAAATGCAAAGGATTAGTAGACCTGAAATATTTAGCTTCTAGAATCTGAGTGCATAAGTCATCTGAGTTAGAGCAGATTGTCCAAGCTATCTTAGTAATGAGTGCTCTATTAAAAACTTTCAAATTCCTAAACCTAATCCTCCTAACTCCTTTGGCTTATTAAGGTTAGTCCAAATAACAAATTTGATGCCTCTATTACCTTTGTGGCCCACCAGGAATCTTTCTGCAAAGAATCAAGATTTCAATAACCGTAGTAGGAATTTTAAAACAACTCATCTGATAGGTTGGGAGAGAGTTTAAAACAAATTTAATCATAATAGTTCTACATGATTGATTCAAAATAACACTAACCCAATATTTGAGTCTAGCTTCAAAAGATTGGGCCAGGATCAAAAGACCTTAACTTAGATTGGCTAAAAGCAAAGGAGCACCAAGATAAGTTTTTGAATCACTAACAAGTTTCATTGTTAAGCATATTAGCCAAAGTTTCACAAGCTCCTATACTTAAGTTTTgctaaaataaacacaagatttatcaaaattcaagGTCTGCCCAGAAAGATTACCAAATTCATTCAAAATGCTTAGAATGCTATCTATGTGATTCATGTCAGCTTTTGCAAAAATGAGCATGTCATCTGCAAACAAAAGATGAGATATAAATGGAGCTCTTATAGCTACTTTAATACCTAAAATACTTTTTGTTATCGTCAGCTAAAGTTAAGCTTCTAGACAGATATTCCATGGTCATGATAAACAAATAGGAAGACAATGGATCTACCTGTCTTATACCTATAGTATGCATGAATTCTTGACAGGAAGAACCATTAAGTAAGACACTTATAATAGTGGTATAAATGCATTGTTCAATTAGATTGTAGAAAGAATCATTAAATCCAAAATGAGGTGGAACTTTGAAATAAAAAAGGTCACTCAAgtttatcaaaagcttttgatccAATTTAGTACCATAGTACCACTAAAGCCTTCTTTTTGTTTCATTTGTATGtataatttcatgagaaaatattatgTTATCATGGATGGCTCTACCTGGAACAAAAACAGCTTGATAAGGAGAGATGAGTTTCTTCAGATAAAGGATTTTAGAAATAATTGTATAAGAAACATTGCAGAGGCAAATTGGTTTAAGCTCAGAGGGCTTCTTAGGGTATTTTAAGTTAGGAATATGACTAATGTAAGTCTTATTGAGTTGCCTAGACATAAAGcccgtttcaaaaaaataaaattgaacaaCATCTATGACATCTTTCCCTACAATTGACCATTGAGATTGATAAAATCCAGCTTGGAAGCCATCAGGATCTGGTGAGCTCCAAGCTGGCATAAACTTCACCACTCCAATAATTTTATCAGCAAAAGGGATATCAGTTAAACCAGCATTATCATCATCATGAattacaacaagaacaatattatAAGCATCATTTGGTAAAACATGATTACTAGTACAAGCAATAGAGCTACAATGATCAGTCAAAAGCTTGCTAATTGATTCTCTTTCTTTATACCATATTCAATTATTATCACAAAAAGCACTTATATTGTTCCTATGTCGTCTCTTTTTTACGGATGAGTAAAAATACTTAGTATTATTATctactagggcttaacccgtgccgtaacggcacgggaaaGAATATGTATTTTAAATATATCCATCGGTTCATACATATTATAACCGTTTGCGAAAAATCGATCAAGTCGATCCAAATCTAAATGTTTTTAAGatgttggttaataaacatgtcttAGCCTCAAATATTTTAATACTATGTCTGTAAGTCATACAATCCTTTAGGACAAATATAGTTAAACGTTAACCAACTCTTCAAAATTCTATGGGCCTATGGGTAGTAGAACACCatttcattaacttcttcaaaaCAAAGTAGTGTCTCTACTtcgaaaagaaataaatcatcaaaggtcgttcaccaaatttgtaacaaatctgaaacacaaaattacttcaaaatcaatCAGATTAATCGTATAAAATCTGTTAGCTTCAAggattatttttttctctttggtGATAAAAATTATTCTAAATTTACATAGATTTATGTCTTCCTAAAGTTTAATAATCTGTAATTTTTAATCCATTTCGTTCTTTTTTTATCTACTTATCTTCTCTCTTTACCTATtaccatgaactatttctcaagcgtGCGTAGTCATATGAAGTCACAAATGGTGTTCATATGAAGCTAACAgattattaaaaaaagaaaagaaaaaaaatcatatgaAGTCGTGGAGAAATGGCAAAAAcataaatcatgaaaaaaaaatggaataAAGAGAGATATTATAAACTAAATCAATTACAATTGATTCACATGTATCCTTGTATATGGtcaatttttttataggttttttCTTCTGACTTGCCGTGACCCGATAAATCTTAAAACCATATCTATTCATTTATCTTCTCCCTAGAAAAATCTGGCctttaataattattttaatttaaaaaaaaacaaaaaataaaaaactaatttaAAAACTAATAAGGACTTGCGACGGAGCTTGTTGCTCGCTTTCCTGTTatgtgattattttttttattaaattgaaAAGAAACTCTCTCAATGGATTTTTCCTGAAAAACTAATATcaaatataaaaaatttaactAAGGGCAACTAAATAACCTTATGACACCTTTTGCATCCCACTATCACcactttcttccaccaccaccaccattaacgtcgtcattccaccattctcaccaacacccaccaccattatccccactgCCGATCCACTACCCTTGCCCACAATCACAATTACCATTAATGCCTACTGATTTagtataaaataaatttattacgtattatataatgaaaatatatttatttgattaattaaagaaatatttattatgaaatatcaatagaACATTTATTATTGAAATATAGTTAAACTGCTCATTTTACGACCATAGATTTAGCTTTTCCATGAATGAATCCATAATGACATGGGTGTTATATAAATTACGTATAATCATGTTAGATTATTTATTGAAAATAGCTTCTAGTCAAATTATTCTGGACTTTGAAACAGAAGCACGAAGAACAAGGGCTTTTTTATACGCGTAAGATCATTTTGTAAATACCAATTTATTGTCAAATTATAACGATGTAATCTGAATAATCTTATAAGTTTCTCTCTAAGTTTATCtatcaagatgaaatcaaaattctATTTCCATTAATTTCTAAACAAATAGAAACAAAAAATTGGTTCTTGAAAAAATCACCTTTCCAGACCAAAAAGTTGTGAATATATTGAAACCCCGACGACCTGTGATAGGCAAATTTTAATCACAAAATACAGGCAACCCTAAATTTCAACCATGAGGCTATCGTAATCAATAAGGTTATATTTGAAAATGTATAGTTAAGTTAAATATACaacaattgatattcaagaaaatgatagaaaGCCCAAACATTCAACAAATGATAttcaagaaaatgatagaaaCCCCAAACATTCATACATGAAACAATGTAAAAAGGAAAGGACTTTCCCAAATGTTGTTAGCTCAGAGTAGTTTGACTAGTCACAGATGTACGTTTTGGTGGACGAAGATTGAGAGAAAATTGAAAGAAGATTGAACGGAACCATACTCTTGGATTTAAGTTTTTTCCTTTCTGCAATCTATCTCCCTTCCCAACTtcatttctgatttttgtttgctcCAAAGTAAGGAATTGGAGTTTTCAAACTCACTCATCCTACCGAGTGTGAGCGAGAGAATCACTTGTTCAGTTTTATGGGAAGGTAGGtttgtaattttcaagtgatcaaatttttccattttgatttggactttgagatgggaataagagaATATGTAATGTATTTTTTTCAATTAAACCGTGTATTCATGGGATCGAACGAAACCATGAATTTACCAATTGGTAGGAAAAATCAGGACCGGTCTTTAACTTTCCTAACTTAGCTAAGCTTTATTTTATAATACAGTATACAAAGAAGTAGGTAGAAAAGTATACATAGCTAGGATACAACCCTTACCGTAACGACACATCTCGATAATAAGTAACTTTTTTTGTATTGATTTTGATTTGTGCCCGTTTGTTTGTAGTAATTACTAGTATATGATCCGTGCCGTAATGGCCCGGGATTTTATTTGTTATTGCTTAGTACCATATCATTGCTTGTTTCTTGGTATAAATTTTCAATTGATACGTTtacacttttttttctttcttttctggtaACACAGTGGTTCCAGATATTTCACCCCATGTATCTAGTTCAAGATAAACATAGCATGGATTTTATGAGTGCTATAATTTGAATTTACATAAATCTCAACTTCTAATTCATCATTAGTTTACTATGCATGCCATGTGATGTATAAATGAGTAACTTACTTGTCCCAAGAAATTTGTTCCACGCATCTAATTTGAAAGGGTCTATTTAATGTCTAGTAATCTCCCCAGTGTGAATTATGACGATATCTCAAAAACTATAGATTTGTATCAAGGAATATAGTCCTTACTCATTAGATTTTACTGTGATGGGCCTGATGGCCATACCACCGAACTATCCGTTGTCGTTTCTCGACCTATTGCAATTGTAGGACTGAATGCAGTTGAAATCCTTGAAAGGTTAAGAGTGCCAAATCACTTACGCCAACCCCGAAAACTTCATGTTTCCATGTAAAGAGGTCCTGCGGTTGCTCATCTGCATTATGTCCACTCCAGGAGCGGAACAGTTGTCGAACCCAAAATGTGATTCGATTATGGTAGCCTTTTATTCCATCCGCGGTTAACCTAGGAGGGAGATATGTACTTCCAAGGTATTTTTGGTCGTCGTCCCAGTTTCTGGTGTTTGGAAATTTTCGCTAGTCATAAATTCATATGCACTACTTGTGCAGATCAGATTTACATCATCAAATTGTAACCAAAGACAGATTGTGGAAACGTATGCGAGTCTGTGATaaaagttttctattatacatcaTTAAATTAAATCCTACCACACGGATTTCCCAATGAAACCCCACTTTATACAAGTTTGGGAATTGGGAATGAATGCGTATATACACCATGATCGTGATGTCTAACTTATGCTTGATGTCTAACTTATGCTTAATCAGTGATTCTTCCTGGTCCAATGCAGTTGTTACATCAATATAGTACAAAACCAATGACATCCTCTTAGGGTATAAGCCCGTTAATCAGAACGATACCTGCTTACGAGGTAACTAAATGCACAACCATCTCTGTTTATTACCTCGAACAGGCAGTCAGAAAAGTAGCAACGTGTGATTTCTCTGTTTATAATGTGTCCTTATTTTAAACATGTTTACTAAAGTTGCTTGCACATAAAATTACTGTACATGTCAATTGCACATGTTGTCAAGCACCACCACCTCACCTCCTcatccaacaccaccaccacctcacctcCTCATCCTCTATATCCATCACCCCACCTCCTCCAGTAGCTTCATAAAACATGTGTAAAGTTCGTCAAATGTGTACATGTCTGATACAACTGACTGTGCCCTTTGTGAAGATGATTGTAGTAGTCACAGTTTGCGAATGAGAACTTCAGTCGTGAAAATATCATATTCTCATGTTGACGCTTTTAAAAGGTAAGAATTGCAGAAGATCTTGGTTTGGAAGTAAGTAACAAAAATCCTTGCAGTTGTTGAGAACCTTGAAAATCCACTGCTTGGTGAAGAATTGGTGAGAACCCGCTTGGTGAAGAATTGGTGAGAACCCTGAAAGCACGGCTGTCTTCAATGATTCCAGCAGATTTTAAGAGTGATAAAAAACGGCAGTACGACTGCATCATCAACTTCAACG encodes the following:
- the LOC113310340 gene encoding glycosyltransferase-like At2g41451, whose product is MAGGGIYSSARPSASTSTSLSSTQQSFITRLLLLLTLLPLTLAAFAFVLQWRGGLINDPTTRWSPDKYQFPGGMGTSNPPLHNVQSSSSSDCFQLLSRSASPSFPYYRDWKLNFDPNLKPKICITTSTSADLEQILPWIFYHKVIGVTTFFLFVEGKAASPNVTAVLESIPGLKLIYRTRELEEKQARSRIWNETWLSSFFYKPCNYELFVKQSLNMEMAIVMARDADVDWIIHLDTDELLHPAGAGEYSLRQLLSDVPRNVDMVIFPNYESSVERDDLKEPFTEVSMFKKNYDHLPKDTYFGMYKEAIRSNPNYFLTYGNGKSAARIQDHLRPNGAHRWHNYMKTPNEIKLEEAAVLHYTYPKFSDLVARRDRCSCKPTTEDVKRCFMLEFDRLAFIIASTGTTEETRNWYREHVVWTDKSQNLKLLRKGVLTRIYTPMSIVKGLREAGVFRTVIQSAILLKSSNSSRGATGSGEISIRKMGGRKEESKATARKVLEMEHGGYHAAAVGPQSPPGMVDIHLE